The nucleotide sequence GTTATTACTATGCTTGATACTCCCGGTGCTTATCCCGGTCTTGAAGCTGAAGAACGTGGGCAGGCGGAAGCGATCGCAAGAAATTTATTTGAGATGAGCAGATTACGGGTTCCGGTAATTGTTTGTATAATTGGTGAAGGTGCAAGCGGTGGTGCGTTGGGAATTGGAGTCGGCGATAGAATTCTGATGTTTGAAAATTGCTGGTACTCTGTTATCAGTCCTGAATCCTGTTCAAGTATTTTGTGGAGAAGCTGGGATTATAAAGAGCAAGCTGCTGAAGCATTAAAACTCACTGCAACTGATCTGCTCGAGCAAGGAATTATTGATCGCATTATTCCCGAACCATTAGGTGGTGCGCATAAAAATCATCAGAAAGCTGCTGACAATTTGAAAAAAGCGCTGCTTGAGGAATTATCGGAGCTTGTGAAAATTAAAAAAGATAAGCTTGTGCAAAATAGAATTGACAAGTTTGGAAGTATGGGTCCTTATACTGAATAATTTTATAGTTCTAATTATATCATTCCTGCTCGTCAGGAATTTTAAATCATAAATAGCACAAACAGATTCTGAACTTATCAGTTCGTAACTAAAATTGCAGAATTTGTAGCTTTGGTTATAAAATTTTAATCCCGATATCTTCGGGATTTTTTAATTTGCTAATGCGAAAAAGAAAGATTTATTAAATGCTAATTCATAAAACTACTTTA is from Ignavibacteriota bacterium and encodes:
- a CDS encoding acetyl-CoA carboxylase carboxyltransferase subunit alpha → MGKTILDFEKPVYELEQKLEEMKKSSDRLGIEKEIARIEIKVSQLKEELYKDLSRWQRVQLARHPDRPYSLDYINLMTTNFIELHGDRHYGDDKAIVGGFAQLDDYKVMILGHQKGRDTKSNVYRNFGMANPEGYRKALRLMKLAEKFDKPVITMLDTPGAYPGLEAEERGQAEAIARNLFEMSRLRVPVIVCIIGEGASGGALGIGVGDRILMFENCWYSVISPESCSSILWRSWDYKEQAAEALKLTATDLLEQGIIDRIIPEPLGGAHKNHQKAADNLKKALLEELSELVKIKKDKLVQNRIDKFGSMGPYTE